The Fusobacterium pseudoperiodonticum DNA window CTTTATTATATGGAAACCATTTCTTTTTACTTTCTAATGCTTCCTGTGAGTTTGACATATTATATTCAATTTTATTGTAGTTTACTTCATTCCAAATTCTTAAAAATTTATTATTATCTCCTGTTTGTAATCCAACTTTTGCTTCTCCAATTTCACCTAATTTTTGATTTTTTTCAAATATTTCTCTTACTTTATCACTTACCCAATAAGCTATTGGACTTCCTGGTATCTTTTCAAAATCTTTTTGTTTAGCTTGAAACCTTATTTGTTGCCCGTTATTTATTGAAAAATTAGGAATTACATTTACTCCTTCATCATCTCTATACAAATCAAAATTATATTTATAATTAAAATCTTCTTTTGAATTTAAAAAGATTTTTTCAATATCATTATAATATATATGTTGAAAATTTCTTTTGTGTAATCTATAATAACTTCCTTTTTCTTTATTAGGAAGTTCTTTTTTTAGGGTAAATGCAACTGAACCAAAATCTATTCCAAATATTCCCCTTCCCATATGTAACAAAGATTGAATCTTTAAATTACTTATTATATAGCTTCTAGTACTTTCAAATGATGATAGAAATAACCAAGATGGCATAGTTATCATAGAAGTATAGTAATTTTTCTTTGTAAACTCATTACATCTTTCTATAAATACTGCAAATAAATCACTTTTACTATCCTTATAATTTTTTTCAACATAAGTTTTAAGTTTTGGACTAAAACCTTTTCCTCCCATATATGGAGGATTAGTTACAACTGTTTCATATTGATTTGTTAAAGTTATATGTTGTCTTATTAGACTTTCAATAAGCTCTAATTCCTTATTAATATCTATAATCATTTCATCTTCATTAAATATCAATGTTTCTTGTTCATTATTATGAAAACTTTCTTTTAATAGATTAAATTCTTTTTCTAATGTCTCTTTATCAATAGATTCTAATTTTAAAATACTTCCATATTCTTTTGCATCTTCAAAATCTTCTATTATTTTATTAAGATTATTTAAGTTATTAGTTTTTATTCTATTTTTAATTCTCTCAGATAAACTATTACTTTCTTCTATTATTAAAGTATTTAATTTAAAATCTTCTTCTCTTTTTAACACTGAAAATAATCTTGAAAATTTTTCTCTTGCTTTCATCATAAGTGCAAACGAAGCTAATTGTCCTGCTCTTTCATCAATTTCTAATCCATATATATTATTTTTTAATATTGATAAAACACTTTCTTTTGTACTCCAACCAATATTTTCGTATATCTCAAATAATAAATCAAAAGCATAAACTAATATATGTCCACTTCCCATTGCAGGATCCAATATTTTTATATCTTCTATCTTTATTTTTTCTGAATTTTTATCTAATTCTGAATCTATATAGTATTTCCAGTTATTTTTAAAACTTTCATTTATTCCAGTTAACTCAAGTGCTAGTTTTCCTAATGAATTTTCTACCATATATTTTACAATCCAATCTGGCGTAAATAATTGAGTTGCTGCTGGTATATTTTCTTTTGCTATTTTTGTATTTTTCTTTAAGGCTTCAAAAACTTGATCTTTCTTTTCAGAGTTATAAAATTGATAAAGCCAACCTATTAGCTCAATTGGTGCTTCTTCTCCTATTTCTTCTCTAAGTTTTACTAATAATGAATTTTCCATTAACAAGCCTGTTGGAAATAAAATATCTGAATAAGTTCCTTTTTTCTTAAACATAAATGGCATAATATTTGATAAATCTTCACATTTTTCTTCCATTAAAATAGAATAAAGTTTTTCTATTGAATTTGGTGTATTTTCATCTCTTAAATTATGTAGTTCTTTTTGTAAATCACTATCTAAATTTTTAAAAAATTCAAATTCATAATAATTATCAATTATTGCAGGTTCATTTTTAATACCATTGTTAAATATCATTTTTTCTTCAATATATCCATTTACTTCCATAAATGCTAATGCTGTTAATCTATTGAACCAAGTATAAGCACTTTCTTCTATAAGTTCTTCATAGCCAACTTGTTTATATTTTCTAATTAAACTATCATAGCTTTCTTTTGGATAAAGTGTTCCTTTTACTTCAACCTCTTTTCCTATAACTTTTGCTTTTTCTATTCCATTTTTATTTATTCCAAGAATTTCAAGTCTTGTTCTCATTTTTTCCATTAATTCTTTTCTTGCTTCTATTGCAAAAATCTTTAAGCTACCTTTATTCATTTTCCCCTCCAAAATTATTAATGTTTATTTAATTTTTTTTTGTTTAAAGCGACACTCAAACTGACATTCAAACCGACAATAAAATGTCGGTTTATATAAAAAATGACAAATATTTTTATTTTTTCTTGGGTAGTTTTCTTTGGTAGTTTCTTGTGTCATACTACCCAAGAAACTACCAAAGAAAAAAATTCTTCTCCAAAAGAAAAAAACACCTCTTCAGATTTTCAGATATTATAAAAAGCCAATTTCCTTTAGTCAAATTCACTAAGTTTTCATAATCAGTATTTTGTGAAACAAAATTTTTATAATTTATTCTTGTCTTTGCTTCAACTAAATAATTATTAATATCTAATTTATCTTTTTTTAAATGTTTTAATGCTTCAACCATTGGATAACTAATATATAATTTCCCATTTTCTGTTTCATTATCAAATTTATTTAACATCTTAACTATTTCTTCATCAGAAGCATTCTCAGTATGCCCATCATAATCAAAAAATAAATAAATTTGTGAAATATCATCACTATTAATATTAGAAACATCAATTTCTTGAACATCTTCTCTTACTTCATTAGCTTTAATTTGTCTT harbors:
- the pglX gene encoding BREX-1 system adenine-specific DNA-methyltransferase PglX yields the protein MNKGSLKIFAIEARKELMEKMRTRLEILGINKNGIEKAKVIGKEVEVKGTLYPKESYDSLIRKYKQVGYEELIEESAYTWFNRLTALAFMEVNGYIEEKMIFNNGIKNEPAIIDNYYEFEFFKNLDSDLQKELHNLRDENTPNSIEKLYSILMEEKCEDLSNIMPFMFKKKGTYSDILFPTGLLMENSLLVKLREEIGEEAPIELIGWLYQFYNSEKKDQVFEALKKNTKIAKENIPAATQLFTPDWIVKYMVENSLGKLALELTGINESFKNNWKYYIDSELDKNSEKIKIEDIKILDPAMGSGHILVYAFDLLFEIYENIGWSTKESVLSILKNNIYGLEIDERAGQLASFALMMKAREKFSRLFSVLKREEDFKLNTLIIEESNSLSERIKNRIKTNNLNNLNKIIEDFEDAKEYGSILKLESIDKETLEKEFNLLKESFHNNEQETLIFNEDEMIIDINKELELIESLIRQHITLTNQYETVVTNPPYMGGKGFSPKLKTYVEKNYKDSKSDLFAVFIERCNEFTKKNYYTSMITMPSWLFLSSFESTRSYIISNLKIQSLLHMGRGIFGIDFGSVAFTLKKELPNKEKGSYYRLHKRNFQHIYYNDIEKIFLNSKEDFNYKYNFDLYRDDEGVNVIPNFSINNGQQIRFQAKQKDFEKIPGSPIAYWVSDKVREIFEKNQKLGEIGEAKVGLQTGDNNKFLRIWNEVNYNKIEYNMSNSQEALESKKKWFPYNKGGDFRKWYGNQEYLVNWENDGYEIKNFYDEKGKLRSRPQNTEYYFKESISWGLITSAGSSFRYFPKGFVYDVSGMSYFLEKNQFNYLGILNTKIYSDLTKIINPTINLQIGDILVLPATEIKNEKFNILVQQNISISKEEWDSRETSWDFERLSLIDGKDLKTAYENYCNHWRDNFVQLHKNEEELNRLFIEIYELQDEMDEKVAFEDITILKKEAKIIQIDNSIPKEFSTESEKYLYDRGVNLEFNKDELVKQFLSYAVGCIMGRYSINKSGLIIANSDDMLELSENKFIVKRTDGEIRQEIESKFLPDEFGIIPITDEKDFSNDIVEKLKEFIKYVYGEENLKDNLNFIVEALGNKDNKAAEEIIRTYFIKDFYSDHLQRYQKRPIYWLMNSGKKNAFSCLFYMHRYEPLTVARVRADYLIPYQEMLENKRKFIERQLSDDDISAKEKKNIEKQLKELDTLLKELREYANEVKHIAEQKIPLDLDDGVNVNYEKLGAILKKR